The following nucleotide sequence is from Methylocella sp..
GCTCGAAACGGCGTCCAGCTTTTTGCTGATCCATGCGGTTGCGACTTTGGCTGTCTCCGGCCTCGCGACGGGCGCGGGGCGACGGAGCGGCTGGTTTCTCGGCTCGGCGATCCTGTTTTTGCTGGGCAGTCTGTTGTTTTGCGGCGATCTCTCCATGCGCGCCCTCGCCGGGGGGCGCCTTTTCGCGATGGCGGCGCCTATCGGCGGAACGCTGTTGATCCTTGGCTGGATCTCTACGTTCATTGCGGCGCTCATAGCTTTGTCCGCAAAGAGGGTCTGAGGCCGCCGCAGGGATGCGCCATGAACAAATCGTAACCACAATTAGCGACCACGATTGATTGTCTGGACTTTAAGCATCGGGCAAGGCAAAGTCCGCGTTCGAGCCAATCAGGTCTCAAAATGACGCTTGCCCACGCTTCGGACTTGCCTTCAAAGCGAATTTTGGTCGTAGAGGATGAGCCTTTCATTGCGCTGACGCTCGTCGATACGCTGTCGGA
It contains:
- a CDS encoding DUF423 domain-containing protein is translated as MTNPETQKWALIASALAGLFGACGVILSAVAAHVAASPLLETASSFLLIHAVATLAVSGLATGAGRRSGWFLGSAILFLLGSLLFCGDLSMRALAGGRLFAMAAPIGGTLLILGWISTFIAALIALSAKRV